From Caminibacter mediatlanticus TB-2, the proteins below share one genomic window:
- a CDS encoding DUF945 domain-containing protein, whose product MKNRLIVFIATFLIMVLITPFVFSKLMNSKFDKMLDNLKKSGIEIKEVKNKSSYILTDRVFLVKVPGKTIDEDSIEYIEAQVESKFKNLPVTDVKFFGDVKKIVFKDEDLNQINPLIKDKIKFLVITPNFKTYKYKIFDNNISDKSFVFKFKGINGIYNYPNNENNLNIQSLILSIENRVKFEANNFKSYYKNNNYQILSGSEFNFSATYLNNKFLFDSIKSDNKVFISDKAKAISKLLVKNINFNNQLILKNNYLDLNLSNIDYKTIQKLRNTNDKKKQEELLKELVTKGLKANLKFDIKDIEIKNQKLGFINLYAKLNIKPDDKLFEKLENKDLEDINLSLKLKTTPKIATILAITNPVIGAVFMNAKQDKNGVLISLDIKEGKIFLNGKEIKSN is encoded by the coding sequence ATGAAAAATAGATTAATTGTTTTTATTGCTACATTTTTAATAATGGTCTTAATTACACCATTTGTGTTTAGTAAATTGATGAATTCAAAGTTTGATAAGATGCTTGATAATTTAAAGAAAAGTGGAATAGAAATAAAAGAAGTTAAAAATAAAAGTAGTTATATTTTAACAGATAGAGTTTTTTTAGTAAAAGTCCCTGGAAAAACCATTGATGAAGATAGTATTGAATATATCGAGGCTCAGGTTGAGAGTAAATTTAAAAATTTACCAGTAACTGATGTTAAATTTTTTGGTGATGTTAAAAAAATTGTTTTTAAAGATGAAGATTTAAATCAGATAAATCCATTAATAAAAGATAAAATAAAATTTTTAGTTATTACTCCAAATTTCAAAACTTATAAATATAAAATTTTTGATAATAATATAAGTGATAAAAGTTTTGTTTTTAAATTTAAAGGAATTAATGGTATTTATAACTATCCTAATAATGAAAATAATCTAAATATTCAAAGTTTAATTTTAAGTATAGAAAATAGAGTAAAATTTGAAGCTAATAATTTTAAAAGCTATTATAAAAATAATAATTACCAAATACTTAGTGGAAGTGAATTTAATTTTAGTGCAACGTATTTGAATAATAAATTTTTATTTGATAGTATTAAAAGTGATAATAAAGTTTTTATTTCAGATAAAGCGAAAGCAATATCAAAATTATTAGTAAAAAATATAAATTTCAATAATCAGCTGATTTTAAAAAATAATTATTTAGATTTAAACCTATCTAATATTGATTATAAAACAATTCAAAAGTTAAGAAATACTAATGATAAAAAAAAGCAAGAAGAGTTATTAAAAGAGTTAGTTACAAAAGGTTTAAAAGCTAATTTAAAATTTGATATAAAAGATATTGAGATTAAAAATCAAAAATTAGGATTTATAAATCTATATGCAAAATTAAATATTAAACCAGATGATAAATTATTTGAAAAATTAGAAAATAAAGATTTAGAAGATATTAACCTATCTCTTAAACTAAAAACGACACCAAAAATTGCTACAATCCTTGCTATTACAAATCCAGTAATTGGAGCAGTTTTTATGAATGCTAAACAAGATAAAAATGGTGTTTTAATTAGTTTAGATATAAAAGAAGGGAAAATATTTTTAAATGGAAAAGAAATTAAATCCAATTAA
- a CDS encoding 5'-methylthioadenosine/adenosylhomocysteine nucleosidase, producing MIGILCAMREELEPILEEVEVKEVVEYGKNKFYLAKFDNKDLVLAYSKIGKVNSATTATIMIEKFKAKKILFSGVAGAIDEDLKIGDLIIATKTCQHDIDLTVFGYPYGYIPESEVYFECDKSLNSIAKSVAKKLNLKLKEGIIASGDQFIHSKEKKEWIKKTFNASAIEMEGGAVGCVCFTLNIPFFMLRAISDSAEEGAGIDFDEFLEESSKVSAKFLIEMLKEIDEK from the coding sequence GTGATTGGAATACTATGTGCAATGAGAGAAGAGTTAGAGCCTATTTTAGAAGAAGTTGAGGTTAAAGAAGTAGTTGAATATGGGAAAAATAAGTTTTATTTAGCAAAGTTTGATAATAAAGATTTAGTATTAGCATATAGCAAAATTGGAAAAGTAAATTCAGCTACAACAGCTACTATTATGATAGAAAAATTTAAAGCAAAAAAGATACTTTTTAGTGGAGTAGCAGGGGCTATTGATGAAGATTTAAAAATTGGAGATTTAATTATTGCTACAAAAACTTGCCAACACGATATTGATTTAACTGTTTTTGGTTATCCATATGGGTATATTCCTGAGAGTGAAGTTTATTTTGAGTGTGATAAAAGTTTAAATAGTATTGCTAAGAGTGTAGCTAAAAAACTTAATTTAAAATTAAAAGAAGGAATTATTGCAAGTGGAGACCAGTTTATTCATAGTAAAGAAAAAAAAGAATGGATTAAAAAAACATTTAATGCAAGTGCTATTGAGATGGAAGGTGGGGCAGTTGGGTGTGTGTGCTTTACATTAAATATCCCATTTTTTATGCTAAGGGCTATTAGTGATAGTGCAGAAGAGGGTGCAGGGATTGATTTTGATGAGTTTTTAGAAGAATCAAGCAAAGTTAGTGCTAAATTTTTAATTGAAATGTTAAAGGAAATAGATGAAAAATAG
- a CDS encoding nitrilase-related carbon-nitrogen hydrolase gives MKIALAQIRPKLSPDNLDKHKKFIKKSSADLVIFPELSMNGYKVKDALIEDAFNEEFFRSLKFDKDVVLGAAIKDDGRIYNSALYLGDSFHRHNKVHLPTYGVFEEGRFFFRGKDFSCFNTKFGKTTIFICEDVFSGDAINFVSKQKPDLIIVISASPAREFKEGKLLIEEEWEALLKSMAILSGGYVAFCNRVGFEDGLGFWGGSKIINPKGEIEVEAKYFGEELIECELNHHLTFTQKYFLRKEV, from the coding sequence ATGAAAATAGCCCTTGCTCAAATAAGACCAAAATTAAGTCCAGATAATTTAGATAAACATAAAAAATTTATTAAAAAAAGTAGTGCTGATTTAGTGATTTTTCCAGAACTTAGTATGAATGGTTATAAAGTAAAAGATGCTTTAATAGAAGATGCATTTAATGAAGAGTTTTTTAGAAGTTTAAAATTTGATAAAGATGTAGTGTTAGGTGCTGCAATAAAAGATGATGGTAGAATTTATAATTCAGCTCTTTATTTAGGAGATAGTTTTCATAGACATAATAAAGTTCATCTTCCTACTTATGGAGTGTTTGAGGAGGGTAGATTTTTTTTTAGAGGTAAGGATTTTAGTTGTTTTAATACAAAATTTGGAAAAACTACTATTTTTATTTGTGAAGATGTATTTAGTGGAGATGCAATTAATTTTGTATCAAAACAAAAGCCAGATTTAATTATTGTAATTTCTGCTTCTCCTGCAAGAGAATTTAAAGAGGGGAAATTACTAATTGAAGAAGAGTGGGAAGCGTTATTAAAAAGTATGGCAATATTAAGTGGAGGTTATGTAGCTTTTTGTAATAGAGTTGGATTTGAAGATGGTCTTGGATTTTGGGGTGGAAGCAAAATAATTAATCCAAAAGGTGAAATAGAAGTTGAGGCTAAGTATTTTGGTGAAGAATTGATTGAGTGTGAGTTAAATCATCATTTAACTTTTACTCAAAAATACTTTTTAAGGAAAGAAGTGTGA